The following are encoded together in the Umboniibacter marinipuniceus genome:
- a CDS encoding sensor histidine kinase: protein MAATKFALSQQRYLTLRSYSIYRLLLAIALITLLWADLTQQLVGDYESDIFKYSVYALGIVGLIGLSVIFRPPFDPNSQEIVGWLLTDTCLTFAFIYATGGLGSSLLPLYLVIVVVGAVLLQGQLVFLIASVATISLLVAAVSIANSTSEAQSLFTAAAWGFGLFLMAGSVSLLAKRLYATMESEEAQSSLIIELQAINNRIIGRMNTGVIVIDHLLNVKQINPAAKRLLACENEDIRNLSALKEAADCFHQWQENPHHYAREIAVDDTHVVKLSFVELVEQQESLIFIEDQARLRYRVEQMKLASLGHLTASIAHEIRNPLSAISYARELLSQAPELTDDSRHFLDIIQRQEHRVNRIVSNTFELSKHDSVNSERIDLKPFLEAVLQELQEMHEFQSGDIIFAANEPAFTVEFDRDHLRQITMNLFENAKRYGKLPISVEYRILAGALSLDICDQGEALDDSTQKQIFEPFFTLSDKGTGLGLYISRQLCQANRANLMYSNYRGHSRFSIVMSSWSKTADD from the coding sequence ATGGCTGCTACCAAATTCGCCCTGTCGCAACAGCGATACTTAACGCTAAGAAGCTACAGTATATACCGTCTGCTTCTCGCTATCGCGCTGATCACATTGCTTTGGGCTGACTTAACCCAACAGCTAGTTGGTGATTATGAGAGTGATATCTTTAAGTATAGTGTGTATGCGCTAGGTATCGTTGGGCTGATTGGCCTGAGCGTGATCTTTCGCCCCCCGTTCGATCCAAATAGTCAGGAAATTGTTGGGTGGCTGCTCACTGACACCTGTCTTACCTTCGCGTTCATTTACGCCACCGGTGGTTTGGGGAGTAGTTTGCTGCCGCTTTACCTGGTGATTGTGGTGGTTGGTGCAGTATTACTGCAGGGGCAGTTGGTGTTCCTTATTGCCTCAGTGGCAACCATTAGCCTGCTAGTTGCCGCCGTATCCATTGCCAACAGTACTTCCGAGGCACAATCACTGTTCACCGCAGCCGCTTGGGGATTCGGTCTCTTTCTCATGGCGGGAAGTGTGTCGCTGCTCGCCAAGCGCCTCTACGCCACAATGGAATCTGAAGAAGCGCAATCTTCGCTGATTATCGAACTACAGGCGATCAACAATCGTATCATCGGCCGAATGAATACGGGGGTGATTGTGATTGACCACCTACTTAATGTGAAACAAATTAACCCCGCCGCGAAACGACTTCTGGCCTGTGAAAACGAAGATATTCGCAATCTTAGCGCGCTGAAAGAGGCTGCCGACTGTTTTCATCAATGGCAGGAAAACCCTCATCACTACGCCCGAGAGATAGCCGTTGATGATACGCATGTGGTGAAGCTGAGTTTCGTTGAGCTGGTAGAACAGCAGGAGAGTTTAATATTCATTGAAGATCAGGCGCGTCTGCGCTATCGCGTGGAGCAAATGAAGTTGGCCTCACTTGGCCATTTAACCGCCAGTATTGCGCACGAGATTCGCAATCCTCTGAGTGCTATTAGCTATGCACGAGAATTGCTTTCTCAGGCGCCTGAGCTCACCGACGATTCACGTCACTTCCTGGACATCATTCAGCGTCAGGAACACCGAGTGAACCGTATTGTGAGTAACACCTTCGAACTCTCAAAGCACGATAGCGTCAACAGCGAGCGGATTGACCTGAAGCCCTTCCTTGAAGCGGTCCTTCAAGAACTCCAAGAAATGCACGAATTTCAGAGTGGCGATATCATTTTTGCTGCCAACGAACCCGCATTCACGGTAGAGTTTGACCGCGACCACTTACGCCAAATTACTATGAACTTATTCGAAAACGCGAAGCGCTATGGCAAGCTCCCCATCTCCGTTGAGTATCGAATCCTTGCCGGCGCGCTGTCACTGGATATCTGCGATCAGGGTGAGGCGCTTGACGACTCCACGCAAAAACAGATTTTTGAGCCATTCTTCACATTGTCCGATAAGGGCACGGGCCTAGGTTTGTATATTAGTCGCCAGCTATGCCAAGCTAACCGTGCAAACCTCATGTATAGCAATTACCGAGGGCATTCTCGCTTCAGTATTGTCATGTCAAGTTGGTCTAAGACTGCCGACG